TCTTTGAAAgtatttaaatacaaacaaaatctaTCATCTGGTTTTAAGTACAGTAGTTAGCAAATGTTGTCAAAGTTGAATTAAGTACCAAACTAAATTTGCTAGTGAAGGTTTTGCGATACCAGTTTCTATTCTGTTTCAATAGTTGTAagtatactgtactacagtatttagcaaatgctttaaaaatataccaaattaaGTTTGCCAGTAAAGATTTGTAGTAGTttccaaataaaataaagtaatgaaGTTTAGAATATCTCTGCATTTTCATTCTTCTGCTACAACCATCTTCTAGAATACAAAGCAGGTTCAGTAAAGTTGAGGTGACTATAAAGTTCCACAACGGTGCTCCCAATTTGCCTAGGAAGTTTATTTTCCTTTTACCGCAAACCTGACTTTTCTATTGTTTATTCACCATTCAAAccttaacaaaaaatgtttgttttgtccAATGCTGCGTGTAGAAACATAAATATGTTTCCTATTGAGCGCCGAGGagtagttatttttatttaagggGATAATACTGTAGATTTGTGTTTCATTCTATTAACATTCATCCAATTTTGTTATTCAGTTTGATCTGCATTTGTGTACAGGTGTGCataaaatttgcatattcattATCACGCTAATAAACTGTCTGTAAAAACTCATAAACATGTTTGCAAACATAATCTATTTATTCAACTgttgaaaagaaaagaaaagcaATGCATGCATAACATCTGTGGTTATGTAAGGTTGAAATCCTGAATACATGTCTATTGagaaatattcatttaaaacatcCTTTGTAAATAATGCCAAACCATTAAACgttttgttaagctctgtctacactatcaaactttatgtgacaaaaaatgtgatcacacagtgtagacagagcataaaACATATTTCTAGTTTAGTTTTTCAAGTGGTGGTTTTCAGAAGTCATTGTGACagaattttaatattgaaagtAACCAAGTTTAAAAGTAGACAAGTAGATTTTgtgttttcattgtttttattcaCTTCAACTAATCACAAAGCTTGAAACTATTTGTCTTGGCATCGCTAAACCGTAGTATTTTGATAACAACCACAAACTATAGACAACTCTAACCCCAGacgttttcttttaaattgaaaacaatagTCATTTGGCAAATGTACAATTCTTATTGAGCAATAATTTAAGTTATAATAAAATGTGAGGTTTATCATTTGTGGGTGTGGTTGTACCAGTTAGTGCGTTTATCGGCGTATTGGAGTTAATGTTGTTGGATGTATTTTGTGTTCACTTGGTGAGTTAGTTAGTAAATTAAATAGTTGTTAATTATtcttataatttcatttatttgtttttaaagtttACTTCATGCATTCTTTTTTGCACTTAATTGAACAGCTTGGTGGTAAATTAAGTTATGTATGTGCaatatttctttaattgttttataataattaataataataatcaacacTATTAGATAAAGTGTTATTTTTAAGTACACTGCATCCATGTTTTCTCCACGTATTGTCCAACCTAATTATTAActctaataataaattatatttactgtagtttTTTTATACGTACCACATGTTGCACtttgaaaatttaatttcattataacttttaaaaattttatcAAAACATTATCTGTAATTTCAGACCACATATTAATGAACCTAttcttttttaatgaataataataatctgtacTAATCAAGGTTTTACTATGTATTATTTTGcactttattgaaataaatcattttgtacTTGAgttgaaaatttaaatattgataaaatcTATTAAATTATCTACTAAAGGAATACTcctattaaaaattaattttcacttaaagatatattgtcccccaaaatcatgaaaaataaagatttatacaaTCAGACTTGGAATatgtcattttgtagttttaatgaaatttattcacttccataagaaaaaatgaacaaaaacgatgatttcacttataaaaagataaaataaacagttaaattttgAACACCAACAATTTTCTTTGCTTTTAATAAGTTACagattttcaggtaaaatagtttttttttttgacgATCTAACTTCTTTTTTCAAagtcaaattattttttcaaattattttttcggggaggcaatatatctttaatgtttAATCTGTACTATAACAATCCcttaaacatttataaatgacattctcaatttttaaaaaaacaattaattttgattaatGTTCTTATCATTCATTATATTGTAGATTGATTAACTTTCAACATTCTCGTTGCAGATGCTAGGCCAGCAAGTTCCGCTAGCTGGGGCACAAGTCCAGCAGTTCTCTGCCTCAGACCTTCAGCAGCTACAGCAACAACTTCAACAACAAAACACAGGCCTACAACAATATGTGTTTCTTCAAACACCTGGACAGgtatgcatttatttatttatttttataaccaACACTAACAgtgaatttaaattttaatggttacacttattttcaaaatgttttatcTAAAATGTCCATTTTCTTGTTAAgtttatgatttttttgttaCCCCCTCTGATGAATTTGATTATTTGTTTCTGTTCATAACACCCTTTCCTTCCCCCACTTCCTCATATGTGGTATTTCTGTTTCaagttttcttacattttaatttgattaaattaaaaaaaaaccaaaattaacattttaaagcttggttcccattgaACGCAACAACATACTTGCACGACCAATAACAAGTTACTTGAATTGCTTGTACATTGATGAGTTGCATCTTAAGCCTCTGTCCAcgctatcaaacgttatgtgatgtgccaatatatggacacgaGGACATCATATCACTGTCATATTAGGGCACctcacacttttttgatagtgtagacagagctttagtggaTACCAAGCTTAAGTGAATATTTAACAATTAACATCATCTACTAAATTAAACACTAATATAGTTATGTaatttgatttataataatgattatgctttaatattaatatttactaaACTGCATGTTTACACTAACAACGAAATTATAAAAACGCTCATTTACTTCGGAGGAAAATTTTACCACCAAAAAAGTTATACTGAACTACTTGTGTATACTGTTAGCATCCTTGCATGTACAACCCAAGCCCCTCCATTACACTCACTACCATTGGCTGTGTATCATGTGTGATTCCatgtattgaccaatcatatgCATGCTTTATTTGATGCCTTTAGATGCCTGCCAACATGCAACAACAACTGTTACTACAACAACAAGCCCAGCAACAAGGCTTGCTCCAACAAACACAAGCTGGTATGCTGCAACAGGTAGTAATACAGCTAATGTTTTATAATCAATCTAATACGTACCTTACTCATTTTTAAAGCCTTcataaaaattgtatattttttcgTACCCAGTCATTGTATTGAATCGCGTATAGACCTGTATTTAATAATCTCAATGAAACAGATAATGTAGCTGAATATCAGCAaagctaaagctctgtttacactatcaaacagtatgtgaccaaaaaaatgtgatgtggccatatatggacacgatgatgtcatgtcactaccatattagggaacactttttttgtcaaactagtttgctttACTACACATAAAACTgtaaatataagaaaaatagAAAGAtgataatattgaaaaaaaatccaCGCGCATGAAGAGAGGCCACAGATTGTATTATTGTATACATATTGCTTACAGTATAGATAACACGCTCCAGACCTTGATTTAAAAGGAGCGCCATGGCGCTGACGCTCCTTGGCGCTCCTGAAAACGATCAAAGGAGCGCCTAAAATAGCGCTCCCCAACCTGTTACAGtgcgtcataaaaatatatataatgataagaATATTAACCCCGAATACAACACACAGTCTATATATAGTCGCGCAAACGATCTTTGTTATGGCTACCCCCGATAGGCTAGGCGCGCCTACGATCTTTGATGTTGCGAGAAAaatatcgtaaacaattcattctaaatatagtatcagaatgTTCAATCGGtagctcaaaaagactgccgtcagaagaccgtaattatacagacctagtttttttggtcacatggcatgaaacgcgatactctctgcttTACCGCAACAtctcacattttttttaactcatatgtacgaaagcccattaatgccattttaagtatatgtttttcgaacgtaatccgttataacgaattagtaattcgtttgaacggattaataatctgttcaaacgaattagtaatccgttcaaacgaattgcaacatatacaacaagtgccatttaaagtatatgttgtaattcgtttgaacggattactaatccgttcaaaccaattactaatttgtttaaacggattactaatttgttcaaacggattactaatccgttcaaacgaattactaatttgtttaaacggattactaattcgttcaaacgaattactaatttgtttaaacggattagtaatccgttcaaacgaattactaattcgttcaaacgaattagtaatccgtttaaacgaattagtaatttgtttaaacaaattaataatttgtttaaacggattattaatctgtttgaacaaattagtaattcgtttgaacgaattagtaatccgttcaaacgaattacaacatattctttaagtggcacttgttgtatatgttgcaattggtttgaacggattactaattcgtttgaacagattactaatccgttcaaacaaattaataatttgtttaaacagattaataatctgttcaaacgaattaggaatccgtccaaacggattagtaatttgtttaaacggattactaatctgtttaaacgaattactaattcgtttaaacgaattagtaatccgtttaaacaaattattaatttgtttaaacaaattactaatttgtttaaacggattactaattcgttcaaacgaattactaattcgttcaaacagattagtaatccgtttaaacaaattattaatttgtttaaacaaattattaatttgtttaaacaaattactaatttgtttaaacggattactaattcgtttgaacgaattagtaatccgtttaaacaaattattaattcgtttaaacaaattagtaatccgtttaaacaaattagtaattcgtttgaacgaattagtaattcgtttgaacaaattagtaatccgtttaaacaaattagtaattcgtttgaacggattagtaatccgtttaaacgaattacaacatatactttaaatggcacttgttgtatatgttgcaattcgtttgaacggattactaattcgtttgaacagattattaatccgttcaaacgaattactaattcgttagaacggattacgttcgaaaaacatatacttcaaatggcattaatgggctttcgtacaTATGTGAGGGTGGCTGCCGACGATAAACAGTAATCaatcgtgtacctggattttgtgtcacatgacaagAAACATAATTATACTCTCTCTGATCTTAATAACTGCTCACatgttttcccctccaaattctggtcgggccttttcaGTCTTATACACATGTCGCCtttatgttaaatcttatagtaattaatatggaatatatatttattttgcatatattttgttggtgtcctagcctaggtgtcgttgtttttataattcgctaacccaaggtaggattaaataatttatagtgtaggccgccgaaactagactaggcctaggcctaggtagataGCCTCGACTCTCTCTCTCTGCGTGAGCTGAGAGGTCCACGGacccgatgtcgtctcgtcggcggatttccgtccaaattaggataaccgatgcgtaggcctagctagggtggctacaaaaattaacgtctactatctttagataggattttaattagcaaacaatacattgtttgtttgcattgtccatgcttctaaaggcgatgacaatggtgtttactaaccctacgaaccaccctacgatcaACGCCtagataattatcataacaatacatcatagactacgttcagagaacaatgacctacgatgaattttacgtgcgagagtaccatttccggccatctagaggtgtcatttatcaaaattcGGCTCGTCACaggcccaaccatggtgggcctgtgcctcgaatacttaatcaaaataatggcTCTCCTCAACATATTGAGGAGAGCCATTAGGAGCTCTcctcttatatttataaatcaaggtCTGACGCTCCTTATCCACACTTTATGATAAATGAATGCAaccatacattattttatatgcatgCTATGTCATGTTAACAACACCGTCATTGCTATTTagccttttatttttaatgtttaatcaaACTAAGGGAAAATTTGAATgcattaaagctctgtctacactatcaaattttatgtgacaaaaaaatgtgatgtgcccatatatggacacgatgatgtcatatcacttacatatttgggcatatcacttacatatttgggtacatcacacttttttgtcacataaagtttgatagtatagacagagcttaaggtaaTAATggtatttgtatatattttatttttagaatatcatttttaataactaatgaaaactataataataataattaacctACATAAATAAATGCAATAACTTTGGCATGCATACTACCTTATAAGGTGATCATTCACTATCAAGCTAGTACataaatgaatttaatattatatttaatatctgTAGTTAAGTTCACCCTGTGCTACAAATACAAGCCTGTATAAAGTTTATCCTAGTGTAACCCATCACCATCGTTGATGCAATATGTTATAATCCTCGAATGTAAACCCACTTTCTAAATGCAAAGGGATTAATATGTTATGATCCTCGAATGTAAACCCACATTccaaattaaatattacattctCCCCATTCAATACATAATTGGTGACATTAgttaataaatatgttgttaatcTAATTCTGCTTGTTGAGTTGTATTCTTGTTAATGTTACAATGTTTATGTtgcaaacaaatatataattactttattatcaacattacaTTATGGTATAATCCTTGccatgtatttttaaataatttatgtattGGTTGATTTGTACACGCCTTGCAtacaaattttcatttaaaccaTTATAAACTTAATGGTAGGTGTAACGATGTTTATATAAAATTTCTatcataatataaaacaaactaaCAACAAAAAGTGAGGCAAATTATTATGATTCAAAAATTCATTCAACatataaagttttaaaattgaatcatatggttttttttttatattataatgtattagtAAACTCTCTAATGTCATGATATTAATGTTTTAAGTAACATTCTTTTTTTCAGTTTACTACAAGTCAAGCAAACCTGCTTCAAGGTCAAACTTTAATCGGAGGTCAATCACTCATACCGACTGCAACTATAGCTACCGGTACGTCGGCACCAACCGCAGCAACCATCGTGACACCAGCGGTGCAAACGGCAGCAGTAATacagcagcagcaacagcagCAGCAGATACAAGTACAAGCCAAAGCACCTACAATAAATGAAGAACCAACAGATTTAGAAGAGTTAGAACAGTTTGCAAGAGAATTCAAACAGAGGAGGATTAAATTGGGATTCACTCAGGTAAGAAGAGTCTTATTTAAACTGTTAATGGGTATTATTTACCATAGAAAGTGTCTTAGTTTATGGTTGTCTGATATGGTTCAGTAGAATGTTCAATGTTTAGTAAATAAGGCGTGCAGAATAACTTAACAGATCATTAGATTTGATGATGTTTGAAACGTCAAAATTTATGATAAGGTCATTGTTCCGTACTCAATTATACATCTTAATAATCGTTTTATCCTTTTAACTTTGAGCAATTGTATGTCACATGAATTTCtgtatggacaaataaaatgaactatgaaCTATGTGGTGAACTATGAACTATGAACTATGTGGTGCGGtatcaaaaaacaaaacagaacatATTGAGATAAAAATGTGGTGATGgttgttttgtatgttttttggcaaataagaataataatgtattatttgtttgtttgcatcCATAGGGAGATGTAGGATTGGCAATGGGCAAGCTATACGGCAATGACTTCAGTCAAACAACTATCTCAAGATTTGAAGCATTAAATTTAAGTTTTAAGAACATGTGCAAGTTAAAACCACTTCTACAAAAATGGCTTGAGGATGCGGACTCGACCGTTGCAAACCCAGCTCTGCTCGGATCCCCGCATAGTACACCCGACGGCATTGGTAGGAGACGTAAAAAACGCACTAGTATTGAAACTAACGTAAGAGTAGCTCTTGAAAAAAGCTTCTTAAATAACCCAAAACCAACGTCAGAGGAGATACAGTTGTTAGGTAACTCACTTGGCATGGAGAAGGAAGTCGTACGTGTTTGGTTCTGCAACAGAAGACAAAAAGAAAAACGTATAAACCCGCCTAATTCACCATTTAGTCATGGTGGATTGCTTTCCCCTGGGCTATCCACTCAATCGTTGATAAGTCCTCAATCTACTATGTTAACGAACATTACAGGAGGAAGCCAATTGGCTACGTCCGTTCCAAATTCAAATACCATTCCAGGTCTGACCCAGATTGCGACATCGTCTGTGCCCTCGCAAGTACTACCCTCTGGCTTCATGCTCAATGTACCGCTTAACTTTGCTGTGAATCCAGTTGCAACTTCCGCTACCTCAACGAACACTAATACAGCAATGAATTTGGCTGCTGCTAATGCAGTTGCAAATGCTGCAGGACTTACGCTCGCACCGAGCCATCTACCAATCTCATTGGCTACGTCGTTAGCCAATGGTAACCCTCAAATGGTGATAGCAAATACGCAGGGTAATACAAACATGATTCAAACAGCCTCGATTCCAGTATCTCAGGTACAAAGCCACATCATCACGGCCGCGCCTATATCAACACCTGCAGTAACGCAAGTATCGTCAGCAAGTAAATAAATCTACATGTGCGAGTGTCGCCGAGTAAATGACTATTTGACGAGTGCCAAACTACCGTACTGTCGTTCTAATCGGTATTATAATAGAGATTGTGCGCACGTATTCTCTTGCTGTTTGTGAGTTGATTACAAACATATCGGGTCTTGTTTGTGTTTCAACCTCTTAGGAAAGATTGATAGTGAATATACCTTGATGTTTAGCTGGTCAAACTATGTGATTATTGACTGTATTCTACTGCGATATGTATCACAACTTTTTATTCATTATAGGAAATCAAAATTAGTAAaatgattatgattttaaaatgtgcATTTTCAAATCATGCTTATCAGTGACTTTTAAGCTATTGATCATTGATGTGACCTGGTTTTAACAAAAGTCAACAAAAACGGATTATTTCAACTTTACTGCAGCTTATTAACTATCtttaataacacattttaaaggAAAGAAAATAACTTGAAATTGTCAACTAATCTCTtctgcatttattttttttatatagacagagcttaaagctctgtctaccatATCAATCTACTGTAGTTtggcaaaaaagtgtgatgtgctcaaatatggtagtgatatgcctaaatatggtagtgatatgacatcattatgttcatatatgggcacatcacatttttttgtcacataaagtttgagattAATTGCAAAGCTGAATACATAGCTATTTACTATTACTAAATATAAAATTCTTTACttccattattttgtttttgttgatttaTCCACCTATATTTCTGTACAGTTTATCCTTTGttgatttaaaatgaatgaaatattattttaaattctttattttctattgtatATAGAAAGGAGTGTTTTTAGTTTTTGTgttaaagaaaattatttatCAGTTCGTTATTAGTTACTCTaatatcagtatttatttaatctttattttaaatattagatTTTAGTTACCTTTTTGTTGCTAAGCAACTTAAAATGCCTTATCTGTGAACTTTGACCTCATAATGTTGTCCCATTGAAACAATAATTACGAAAATGTACTGTAGCCTACAGAAGGAAAGTTTTATTTCAATCCAATTGATAACTTATGATCATGGATATGTAATGTTTTGGAATTCTTAAATCATAAatcatcacatttattttaagAAGTTTGTGTAAGTAACGTTTGGCTGAATGGTAGTCAAGTTAATGAATGATAAATTAAGTGAGCCTCCTCAGAAGGTGCTTAAACAGGATTAATCTAGGTAATACTGGTGTTTAATCCAGTTATAACTGGTATTTGATCCAGTTAATACTGGTATTCAATCCAGTTAAAACTGGTATTTTCATTTGGTTGTTTTCAAGAGACAATATACTCTTTTAATCTTCATAAAACTATTGTCTTGAAATGAACATTCCAGAAtgtaatgtaaatgttttataaGATGTAAAGAGTGTATGTCAAGTTGCCAATGTACAGTTCTGTCatgttttatctattttaagtgtaatatttttaaatgagAAACCATTTCAATTTAAGTTTATCTTACCAAGAACAGTTATATAGATTAGTATTATGTTCATTACACAGTTAACTCTCTAAACTCCCTTCAATTGGCATGCCTCTAATAATTTAAGCgtcatgaaaacaaaacatggaCGTTTGCTTTGATTTGCAGGACCAGAACCGTGCCGAAACAGGTGTGAACACTGAAAGACACTTTACAGTTCAAAAAAGTGTTTGACTTTTATTCTTAAAAATGGTATGAATTACCATATTTAGTACATCAGTTTCTTTTATTGTATATcaacatattaattttaaacatgATTATTTGTTTCACATCCTGGTTTTGCCTCACAATTTGATAATTGTAATTAGAATAAACTGCTGTATTTGATACAGTTTGATATCAATCTAATTGAGAATATGATGAATGGTTTTCACAATGTTTACAGATAAAATCTTGTGTGAATTACCAAGGGAGCCTTTGATTACGGACGACCTaactaggtcaggtcaattgaTGCGTTGTTGGTCGTTGTCTGGACTTAGAAACCGTCAAAACTGTGTTGACCTGTGAAATGAAGAAACTAGTCCCTATGTATAttgcacaatgaattaacatgacataCATTGGTCAAAGGTCGTTGAAAATCAAAAGCTCCTTATTTATAACACTTTATACAGCATCAtgttttgtaaagctctgtctacactatcaaactgaaaaaagtgtgatgtgcacaaatatggtagtgatatgtttaaatatggtatcgtgtccatatatgggtttgatagggtagacagaACTTAGAAACATAGACAgtagaaataatattttgatgtCAGATTATGAATGTTATTAGCATACTAATCCTGGTATAGACCCAGCTTGAGGAAAAGAGCTGCACCGAATTGTTGAGTAATGTGTATGTCACATGTTACTGCTAAGTAGTATGGTTGGTTGCATGGTCGCattcattatacagtacattgaaaCCAGGTAGTGTAATAAAGATATTTGTGACCAttgcaaattttatttaaagaaatcAATTTAATACAAGATTCATATTGTTGTTATAAATGTTCTAGAGGTAAACAGGTTTCTGGAACAATTGGAAATgctttataaataaattcatttattcacaattaattttaattgctTGAACAACCTACAGGTGAATACAAGTTCCGATATCAATTgacaatgttttatttaaatttatttattaaccaatagatttatttattctccattaatgtttttgttaatcAAAAAAGTAtcttaatttatattttgtattcagAATGTTACCTCTTTCAAGTAAtgtttctgttattttttattgattttttttaaagggagagtttttatttaaaatttccattgtatatttgtttaaataatccAGCATTTCACTTTTTGTGTAATATTTTTTAAGTCATGTTGTTCATTTAGGCTCAATCctttttagaaaattaaaattgactgaagttttgtacattttttgaAATCTTTTCCTAAGCTCTCAGTGAGAAAAAAATCACCCAAAATATGaacgtttaaaaaaattaaccaAGTGAGAGAAGATGGCTGGAAAAAAGGAAATTATTCTGCTGGCAGCTTGGACAATTCCACACACAAGATGAAAGTATGCAAACTAGACATGGTTGAATGACTCGGCCAACAATGTGTGAGTATATTTTCCCATTAACTATTTGTCACAATTTTCCCtcacaaatttttttttgtaaacaaatatgaaattttacaaattcaattattataatattgctGTGTGACTAAAAAAGGTATATTCTCCCCATTCTACTtgtaacattacattttaataaacaagagggcactatatatatatttttccaaACTTTTTATTTACCCTACAGcagataaatacagtatttaatcatCTTAATTACAAATACTAGATTATTGtactaaaagtataattattgtGTCGATTTTTCTTTTGTGTTCGTTCCATTTCCCTTCTAGCAGTGATACCCTTTGTACAGCATATGACGTCTTTAAATTACTTTATTCAAACACTATGTTTTTGTATAGcagtcattttatttaaattctcagaACTATAGTTAAGTTGGCACACTTTGCGTTCCTCCTTCTTCTTCCGCTGTCTTATCCTGCGTTTTATTCCATCCTTCTAATCCCTTTGGTAACGACGTGTCTTCTTCAAATCCCCCCGTTCCTTCAACAAATTCCTCATAAGTAGATTTTTCAGTAAATGGTCTTTTTCCGAGTAGTTCTACCATGTCATCTTTATTTAGCACTTCTTGATCTAATAATCTTTTGGCAACCTGTCCACAAGaattaaaatgaattgtttCAGACAATAGAGGTTAAAAATTTTAGTTATTTATTCCACCTATTAGTTTATGtttattctgttttatttaGAACCGAGAAGAAGTGCTTAAGTTTTAGTAGCATCATAGGAGAAGTAGTACCAACACACGTTACATTAGTACCAACACACGTTACATTAGTACCAACACACGTTACATTAGTACCAACACGCGTCACATTAGTACCAACACGCGTTACATTAGTACCAACACACGTTACATTAGTACCAACACACGTCACATTAGTACCAACACACGTCACATTAGTACCAACACACGTTACATTAGTACCAACACACGTTACATTAGTACCAACACACGTTACATTAGTACCAACACACGTTACATTAGTACCAACACACGTT
This region of Antedon mediterranea chromosome 8, ecAntMedi1.1, whole genome shotgun sequence genomic DNA includes:
- the LOC140057396 gene encoding POU domain, class 2, transcription factor 1-like isoform X2; the protein is MRQDMSTDATQADGPIPLKLDLAGKQAVNDVQNRQVSAQPHIQQQVLMQGVTVLPHPTAAAAATIVTNGNQVTGSLQMEVNDETQTAPKNAVETITAVSQGQQVVQVQTQPQALSLPTQTVVQPMLQSQLHAQPILQAIQQPLALTQTLTQQQLQLLQQQANAAAQVQVVRMLGQQVPLAGAQVQQFSASDLQQLQQQLQQQNTGLQQYVFLQTPGQMPANMQQQLLLQQQAQQQGLLQQTQAGMLQQFTTSQANLLQGQTLIGGQSLIPTATIATGTSAPTAATIVTPAVQTAAVIQQQQQQQQIQVQAKAPTINEEPTDLEELEQFAREFKQRRIKLGFTQGDVGLAMGKLYGNDFSQTTISRFEALNLSFKNMCKLKPLLQKWLEDADSTVANPALLGSPHSTPDGIGRRRKKRTSIETNVRVALEKSFLNNPKPTSEEIQLLGNSLGMEKEVVRVWFCNRRQKEKRINPPNSPFSHGGLLSPGLSTQSLISPQSTMLTNITGGSQLATSVPNSNTIPGLTQIATSSVPSQVLPSGFMLNVPLNFAVNPVATSATSTNTNTAMNLAAANAVANAAGLTLAPSHLPISLATSLANGNPQMVIANTQGNTNMIQTASIPVSQVQSHIITAAPISTPAVTQVSSASK
- the LOC140057396 gene encoding POU domain, class 2, transcription factor 1-like isoform X3, with the protein product MSTDATQADGPIPLKLDLAGKQAVNDVQNRQVSAQPHIQQQVLMQGVTVLPHPTAAAAATIVTNGNQVTGSLQMEVNDETQTAPKNAVETITAVSQGQQVVQVQTQPQALSLPTQTVVQPMLQSQLHAQPILQAIQQPLALTQTLTQQQLQLLQQQANAAAQVQVVRMLGQQVPLAGAQVQQFSASDLQQLQQQLQQQNTGLQQYVFLQTPGQMPANMQQQLLLQQQAQQQGLLQQTQAGMLQQFTTSQANLLQGQTLIGGQSLIPTATIATGTSAPTAATIVTPAVQTAAVIQQQQQQQQIQVQAKAPTINEEPTDLEELEQFAREFKQRRIKLGFTQGDVGLAMGKLYGNDFSQTTISRFEALNLSFKNMCKLKPLLQKWLEDADSTVANPALLGSPHSTPDGIGRRRKKRTSIETNVRVALEKSFLNNPKPTSEEIQLLGNSLGMEKEVVRVWFCNRRQKEKRINPPNSPFSHGGLLSPGLSTQSLISPQSTMLTNITGGSQLATSVPNSNTIPGLTQIATSSVPSQVLPSGFMLNVPLNFAVNPVATSATSTNTNTAMNLAAANAVANAAGLTLAPSHLPISLATSLANGNPQMVIANTQGNTNMIQTASIPVSQVQSHIITAAPISTPAVTQVSSASK
- the LOC140057396 gene encoding uncharacterized protein isoform X4, giving the protein MADGLAQNMEERTDMSTDATQADGPIPLKLDLAGKQAVNDVQNRQVSAQPHIQQQVLMQGVTVLPHPTAAAAATIVTNGNQVTGSLQMEVNDETQTAPKNAVETITAVSQGQQVVQVQTQPQALSLPTQTVVQPMLQSQLHAQPILQAIQQPLALTQTLTQQQLQLLQQQANAAAQVQVVRMLGQQVPLAGAQVQQFSASDLQQLQQQLQQQNTGLQQYVFLQTPGQFTTSQANLLQGQTLIGGQSLIPTATIATGTSAPTAATIVTPAVQTAAVIQQQQQQQQIQVQAKAPTINEEPTDLEELEQFAREFKQRRIKLGFTQGDVGLAMGKLYGNDFSQTTISRFEALNLSFKNMCKLKPLLQKWLEDADSTVANPALLGSPHSTPDGIGRRRKKRTSIETNVRVALEKSFLNNPKPTSEEIQLLGNSLGMEKEVVRVWFCNRRQKEKRINPPNSPFSHGGLLSPGLSTQSLISPQSTMLTNITGGSQLATSVPNSNTIPGLTQIATSSVPSQVLPSGFMLNVPLNFAVNPVATSATSTNTNTAMNLAAANAVANAAGLTLAPSHLPISLATSLANGNPQMVIANTQGNTNMIQTASIPVSQVQSHIITAAPISTPAVTQVSSASK